The Syntrophorhabdales bacterium region GAACAACAACACACTCTACAAGACACTCCCCGTCACACTCGTTTATTCTCAGGTATTCGCTGAAGTGATAAAGCAAGCGCCTGACCTAGTCAACGATGTTTACGATTGCCGTTTCTTCATGTAACCCGCAGCATTATAAATCATCACACGGTCGCACTTTCGGAATTGAGTGGCTAGGTCGCCGTCACCATGCATAGCTTTATTTAAAATCTTGCATGACTTTATTTCACGCGCCATGCATGACTTTATTTGACGCGAACACAGAGATGATTTGCAGGCGGATGTAAAGAGCAGACGGGGTAGACTGTAAGCCGGGTTCTGTTGCTGAAGTGATCAGCCTGTAGCCATTTCTCTTGGACTCAGATTACTCTGAGCCTCTTGCGGCCTACCTGGGTTAAGGGACGGGCCATCCCCGCCGCAGATAACTGCAGCCCCCTTTTTGGCCTTGCGTCGGGTGGGGTTTGCAAAGCCATTCAGTCTCCTGAATGCTGGTGGGCTCTTACCCCGCCTTTTCACCCTTACCCCGCATGAAGCGAGGCGGTATGCTTTCTGTTGTACTTTCCTTAGGGTTTCCCCCAGTCCCCGTTAGGGACCACCCTGCCCTGCGACGCCCGGACTTTCCTCAGGGATTGCTCCCCGCGGCTACACGTCTACCCCGGCTGCCGTGCAGCTGCACTTTTGGCGAGCTTGTCTGCAAGCCCGTTCTTCTCTCGGGGAATATGACGTATCTCAAACCTTCTGAATTCGCCTATCAGACGGTGTGCTTCGTTGAGGTAGTTCTTCAGCCTGTCATTCTTCACTTTGTATAAGCCCAGGACCTGTTTTGCAACGAGCTCAGAATCCGTATAAACGGACACGGCTTCAACGGCCATCTCACGCGCCATGCGCAGCGCGCGCACCAGGGCCTCGTATTCCGCCATGTTATTGGTCATTGTACCCAGATGTATGCTCTCCCTCCGGACTTCATTGCCGGCTTCGTCATACCCGACGATTCCGGCGCCTGACTGTCCCGGATTGCCCAGGGAAGCGCCATCCACGTAGACGGATAAATCCCTCACTCTTCTTCCTGATAGCAAAAGATTCTGTTGCAACTGGGGCACGAGATCAGGCTGGCATTCTTGGTGACTTCGATGAAGAGTTGCGGAGGAATGTTCATGTAGCAGCCCAGACAGACACCATTCTTCACGTTGACGATCGCCAGTCCGTTTCTCTTCTCCATCAGCGTATGGTACCGCGCTTTGGCCTCTTTACTCACGTTCTTTAACAGTGCATCGCGTTGTTTTCTCAGCTCTGTCACTACAGCTTCGACAGAAGTCATCTCTTTTTCCAGTTCCTTCTTTTCAATCTCGACTTCTTTGTCCCTCTTCTTCACGTAGGCAATTGAGGCTTCATAATCCTTGCGCAGCTCCTCAATACGCTCGAGCAACAGAATGATCTCCTCCTCAGTCTTATCGTTGGCCGCCTGAGCCGCTTCGGTCTCCTTCAGTACTGCCTGATACTCCTTGTTCGTCTTTATCTCGTAAAGCTTTGACTGCACCTTTTTTATTCTTTCCTTCTCATCGTCGAGCTCCTTCTCCTTTCGCCGCCTCTCCTTGTCCAGCTCCTCAATGACCTCTTTCTCTTTGCTCAGCTTTTCCTTCGCATTCTGGAGGTCTTGCTCGATCTCAGCAATTCTTCTCGGGCCCTGTGCTCTCTTCCGTTCATGTTCAATTAACTGCGTGTCCAGTTTTTGCATCTCGCAAAGCGTACCCAATTCCTCTATCAACGGCCTGCCTCCTTGAATGTAAAAGGGGGTGTACGGTCTGTACACCCCCTCGTGGTAATCCTACCTATTGCAGGAATAAATGACACTCATCCATGCCTCACTTAATTAATTGGGCCCACCTGGGCTCGAACCAGGGACCTACCGGTTATGAGCCGGTGGCTCTTCCAGCTGAGCTATGGGCCCGAAGCACTCGACAGTGTAACCGATGGTCCGGTCAATTGTCAAGGGGCGGGCGTAGCACCATATTCGCCCACTCCGGTCAAAAAAGCTCCATTAGGTCGTTCTTACGATCACCCGTGGTTCTTGCGAAACCCACGAGATCCGTGGTGGACGTGCGACCGTACCATTTTGGCATACTTATTGCTTCCCCCAATGATGGGAATCCCTATAGTATCAAACTATCGGCATTGCGAGGAATGCCTCTATGAACCAGTC contains the following coding sequences:
- a CDS encoding ribonuclease HI family protein, giving the protein MRDLSVYVDGASLGNPGQSGAGIVGYDEAGNEVRRESIHLGTMTNNMAEYEALVRALRMAREMAVEAVSVYTDSELVAKQVLGLYKVKNDRLKNYLNEAHRLIGEFRRFEIRHIPREKNGLADKLAKSAAARQPG
- a CDS encoding C4-type zinc ribbon domain-containing protein; the protein is MIEELGTLCEMQKLDTQLIEHERKRAQGPRRIAEIEQDLQNAKEKLSKEKEVIEELDKERRRKEKELDDEKERIKKVQSKLYEIKTNKEYQAVLKETEAAQAANDKTEEEIILLLERIEELRKDYEASIAYVKKRDKEVEIEKKELEKEMTSVEAVVTELRKQRDALLKNVSKEAKARYHTLMEKRNGLAIVNVKNGVCLGCYMNIPPQLFIEVTKNASLISCPSCNRIFCYQEEE